The following proteins are co-located in the Bdellovibrionota bacterium genome:
- a CDS encoding HNH endonuclease signature motif containing protein encodes LYSKNYPSLFEYCVKVLKYSSASAQRRIDSMRAMKLIPELEEKIISGDLNLSSISQAQSFFRQEAKIGKSYSVIEKKEVLEKLENKSSRECIQELIAISPQSVPQEKRRELTIDKTELKVILNKDLISKLDKIKALMSHKNPSMTDQELIEAMAEIVIQKIDPMEKAKRVELRRQKNNTPQLPIEEVKGVTNRYIPAALKQEVYLRDKGQCAHSSCNSNKFLEYDHIIPIAMGGGATIQNLRLLCRTHNQRAAIEKFGFQKMQQYLNF; translated from the coding sequence GGCTTTACTCTAAGAACTACCCATCACTCTTTGAGTATTGCGTGAAAGTGTTAAAATACTCGAGTGCTTCCGCTCAAAGAAGGATTGATTCCATGAGAGCCATGAAGTTGATCCCAGAACTAGAAGAAAAGATTATTTCAGGGGATTTGAATTTATCTTCTATCTCTCAAGCGCAAAGCTTTTTTAGACAAGAGGCTAAAATAGGTAAAAGCTATTCGGTCATAGAAAAGAAAGAAGTCTTAGAAAAGCTAGAAAACAAGTCATCTAGAGAATGCATCCAAGAATTGATAGCTATTTCTCCTCAAAGTGTACCTCAAGAGAAAAGAAGAGAATTAACTATAGATAAGACTGAACTGAAAGTTATTTTAAACAAAGACCTCATCTCAAAACTAGATAAGATTAAAGCCTTAATGTCCCACAAGAACCCAAGCATGACAGATCAAGAACTGATCGAAGCAATGGCAGAGATTGTCATCCAAAAAATTGATCCAATGGAAAAAGCCAAGAGAGTAGAGCTTAGAAGGCAGAAAAATAACACGCCTCAGCTTCCGATAGAGGAAGTGAAAGGAGTTACTAATAGATATATTCCAGCAGCTCTAAAACAAGAAGTGTATCTAAGAGATAAAGGCCAATGTGCACACTCAAGCTGCAATTCAAACAAATTCCTCGAATACGACCACATCATACCTATCGCAATGGGAGGAGGAGCTACGATCCAAAACCTAAGATTACTTTGCAGAACTCACAACCAAAGAGCAGCCATCGAAAAGTTCGGATTCCAAAAGATGCAGCAATATCTCAATTTTTGA
- the clpA gene encoding ATP-dependent Clp protease ATP-binding subunit ClpA: protein MLTERTQKVIESAIGMAATWNHEFVTLEHILLSLAQDAEIEKLFTSSGVDNDQLKNEVKTYLDQQVPKQPVNPAPGKNLVNRSPIPQLTLAIQRVLQRAIIQVQSSGRQTVHPENILIAMFDEKESYSVYLLEKAGVSRFDVIQYISHGVKKGESDELTVEVREGGSDEPASSALKKFAVNLNERAKNNQIENLIGRDLIIDKMIQTLLRKNKNNPLLVGDPGVGKTAIAEGLALKIVQGNVPEFLKDAVIYSLDLGSLLAGTKFRGEFEERLKAILKELESMDHGILFIDEIHTIIGAGGTNGGSLDASNILKPPLSNGSLRCIGSTTFKDFRTHFEKDRALVRRFQKISVNEPSLEETMKIIEGLRNSYEKFHAVSYTDDSLKAAVDLSQLHITGKSQPDKSIDVIDEAGARVKLKKENNKTVEIKDIEDVVAEISGVPVHTVKTDEREKLKNLNTNLKHVIFGQDKAVESLTSAIKVSRLGLGRENKPMGSFMFAGPTGVGKTELAKQLAFALGVHFHRFDMSEYMEKHAVSRLVGAPPGYVGYEDGGLLTDAVTQHPHSVVLMDEIEKAHPDLINILLQVMDHGKLTDTNGKVADFRNTILIMTTNAGAREMSKNQIGIANTSADNFSKDAIKTAFSPEFVNRIDGIVQFTHLEEDIIFRIVEKFIIEFQEQLKKKNVELVVDNSVKKFLMQKGYDRAYGARPMSRALQEHLKTPLVDEILFGKLSKGGTVKAKFKKNKIEFEFSDELVTA from the coding sequence ATGCTTACAGAAAGAACACAGAAAGTCATAGAATCAGCTATCGGAATGGCCGCAACCTGGAATCATGAATTCGTGACTCTAGAACATATTCTTTTATCTTTAGCTCAGGATGCAGAAATTGAAAAACTCTTCACTTCTTCTGGCGTAGATAACGATCAACTAAAAAACGAAGTTAAAACTTATTTAGATCAACAGGTTCCAAAGCAACCGGTGAATCCCGCTCCAGGAAAAAATCTGGTCAATCGTTCTCCAATTCCTCAATTGACGCTCGCGATTCAAAGAGTTTTACAAAGAGCAATTATTCAAGTGCAAAGCTCTGGAAGACAAACTGTTCACCCTGAGAATATCTTGATTGCGATGTTTGATGAAAAAGAATCTTACTCTGTTTATTTGCTCGAAAAAGCCGGCGTCTCGAGATTCGATGTCATCCAATATATTTCTCATGGAGTAAAAAAAGGCGAATCCGATGAACTCACTGTAGAAGTAAGAGAAGGCGGCTCTGATGAACCCGCTTCATCGGCACTCAAGAAATTCGCAGTGAATCTCAATGAAAGAGCGAAAAACAATCAAATTGAAAATTTAATTGGAAGAGATTTGATCATCGATAAAATGATTCAAACATTACTTCGCAAAAATAAAAATAATCCGCTGCTCGTGGGAGATCCAGGAGTTGGTAAAACGGCCATCGCAGAAGGGCTCGCTCTTAAAATTGTTCAAGGCAATGTTCCTGAGTTTTTAAAAGACGCTGTCATCTACTCGTTAGATCTTGGATCCTTACTGGCCGGAACAAAATTTCGTGGAGAATTTGAGGAAAGATTAAAAGCTATATTAAAAGAATTAGAAAGCATGGATCATGGGATTCTTTTTATCGATGAAATCCATACGATCATTGGTGCTGGTGGAACAAACGGGGGCTCTCTCGATGCTTCGAACATTTTGAAGCCACCTTTAAGTAACGGCTCCCTGCGCTGTATTGGTTCCACAACATTCAAAGATTTTAGAACACATTTCGAAAAAGATCGGGCGCTTGTTAGAAGATTTCAAAAAATCTCAGTCAATGAGCCTTCTTTAGAAGAAACAATGAAGATCATCGAAGGTTTGAGAAATTCTTATGAGAAATTCCATGCGGTTTCTTATACAGACGATTCTCTAAAGGCCGCGGTGGATCTTTCACAACTTCATATCACTGGCAAATCTCAACCCGATAAATCTATCGACGTTATCGATGAGGCCGGTGCCCGCGTGAAATTGAAAAAAGAAAATAACAAAACCGTAGAGATCAAAGACATTGAAGATGTTGTTGCCGAGATTTCTGGCGTTCCCGTTCACACTGTGAAAACCGATGAGCGCGAAAAACTAAAAAACCTCAATACAAATTTAAAACACGTGATCTTTGGTCAAGATAAAGCTGTAGAAAGCTTAACTTCCGCAATCAAGGTTTCGAGACTTGGACTTGGGCGAGAAAATAAACCCATGGGAAGCTTTATGTTTGCCGGTCCTACGGGAGTGGGTAAGACAGAGCTTGCCAAGCAATTGGCTTTTGCCCTAGGTGTTCACTTTCATAGATTTGATATGTCAGAGTACATGGAAAAACATGCAGTATCTCGCTTAGTCGGCGCCCCTCCAGGATATGTAGGGTATGAGGATGGCGGACTACTTACGGATGCGGTGACTCAACATCCACATTCTGTGGTATTGATGGATGAGATTGAGAAAGCTCACCCCGATTTAATTAATATTTTATTGCAAGTGATGGATCACGGTAAACTCACCGACACTAACGGTAAAGTTGCGGACTTTAGAAATACAATTCTAATTATGACAACAAACGCCGGCGCTAGAGAAATGAGTAAGAACCAGATCGGTATCGCGAATACAAGTGCAGACAACTTCTCTAAGGACGCAATCAAAACTGCGTTCAGCCCAGAGTTTGTTAACCGCATCGATGGTATCGTGCAATTCACTCACCTCGAAGAAGACATTATCTTTAGAATTGTTGAGAAATTCATTATCGAATTCCAAGAACAACTCAAAAAGAAAAATGTGGAACTCGTAGTTGATAACAGCGTAAAGAAATTCTTAATGCAAAAAGGCTACGACCGAGCCTATGGCGCTCGCCCCATGTCTAGAGCTTTACAAGAACACTTAAAGACACCGCTAGTAGACGAAATTCTATTCGGAAAACTGTCTAAAGGCGGAACCGTAAAAGCAAAGTTCAAGAAGAATAAAATCGAATTCGAATTCAGCGACGAACTCGTGACTGCTTAG
- the clpS gene encoding ATP-dependent Clp protease adapter ClpS, whose product MGNNKTREHQDGELDLREKVSEKLKKPSLYKVILLNDDFTPMDFVVYVLKSFFNKTDDEAHDIMLQVHKDGAGVAGVFSFEIAEMKSAQVNVTAKENQHPLKSVVEKE is encoded by the coding sequence ATGGGCAATAATAAAACTAGAGAACATCAAGATGGCGAGCTAGACCTAAGAGAAAAGGTCAGCGAAAAGCTGAAAAAGCCATCATTATATAAAGTTATTTTACTTAATGATGATTTTACCCCGATGGATTTTGTAGTTTACGTCTTAAAATCGTTTTTTAATAAAACTGACGATGAAGCCCATGATATAATGTTACAAGTACACAAGGACGGTGCTGGAGTTGCAGGTGTCTTTTCCTTTGAAATCGCAGAAATGAAGTCTGCCCAAGTAAATGTCACCGCCAAAGAAAATCAGCACCCGCTGAAGTCAGTCGTCGAAAAGGAGTAA
- a CDS encoding POTRA domain-containing protein, which translates to MKFLTTLILMITLSQTISAQGIHSSFDFKEVPTKILDPIVKAHPNLFNDVPTPSEMDQILENLYRTGEFESLKISENNGKVVIIATPLKIIASVSVQGNKKLSEANILASFNIDQGEKFVFQNIYDGAERIKELYGKSGFFNAVVSIDTQPASNNRIHLQIIVDEQKPCLIKRIDFNTSYADLSAQIQRNVKSFINKPLTDDVIIDIEGEVKEFFVDNKILSVSIQGPSFQYNKDKTESYVTYTLENAYKYILFYEGNQYFSTTELSNKLEIGSKVQFGSNPTAELASKLEKIYHSYGFANVSIKHRESVQAKSFSRKAYFKIVEGPRSYLKRIKFNGKLSRPPKYYLDLFNGYYDAKVYKQESVKTAQDAVVNELQNQGFLKAQVLSSQTSFSPDKRSAELSLFIDEGPQTIVSSLEFDGTKAFSKDQLKDVIEIKEKIPLNLALVERSGQKIVNYYHNQGYLEMELKSTMSELVKYSDDNTKADLYYKIHEGPQIKINKIVVEGNALTKQYVIINELEFDEGEVLTPQKIADSEYHLQKTGLFTQVEISTLEKGTESSNRTILIRVAERDPGLFNLGLGVNTEFDLTLRGYAGLSYNNIAGTARALSGRVELSRVADINFVDHTVTLGYLEPTLFAKRTRGRINLIRTREIISRNPDIEVLESNTINFLIEKDFTRFLKMTWVTWSMSANKEYKLETNQLIEEVDIAAIGPIIEYDKRDHPFVTRKGYYTKLSVEYGDPELGSSDTVHYVRNVGQINTYVPTKLKNIIWATSLAGGYLRNTEDNNNSKVPDVKTFKLGGRDTLRGFEPNEIPHETDKNGKLVEVKSESHYYLVKSEFRIPIYGQIESVLFYDGGAVFIRGNEFADTYRDAAGIGFRYQTPVGPLSVEYGHKLDRDRGLDEPSGRFHLSFGTF; encoded by the coding sequence ATGAAGTTTTTAACGACCTTGATTTTGATGATCACTCTTTCGCAGACAATCTCTGCGCAAGGTATTCACTCGTCTTTTGACTTCAAGGAAGTACCAACAAAAATATTAGATCCTATTGTTAAAGCCCATCCTAACCTTTTCAATGATGTTCCAACTCCAAGCGAAATGGATCAAATTCTTGAAAATTTGTATAGAACTGGAGAGTTTGAGTCTTTAAAAATCTCTGAAAATAATGGAAAAGTTGTGATCATCGCGACTCCACTTAAAATTATCGCTAGTGTTTCCGTTCAGGGTAACAAAAAACTCAGCGAAGCAAATATTCTCGCGTCCTTCAATATAGACCAAGGCGAAAAATTTGTTTTCCAAAACATTTATGATGGCGCTGAAAGAATTAAAGAGCTTTATGGGAAGAGCGGATTCTTTAATGCTGTAGTGAGTATTGATACTCAACCTGCCTCAAACAACAGAATTCACCTTCAAATCATTGTAGATGAGCAAAAGCCTTGCCTGATTAAACGAATTGATTTCAATACATCCTACGCTGACTTGAGCGCGCAGATTCAGCGCAATGTAAAATCTTTTATCAATAAACCCCTCACTGACGATGTCATTATTGATATCGAAGGCGAAGTTAAAGAATTCTTTGTTGATAACAAAATCCTGAGCGTTTCCATTCAAGGCCCATCATTTCAATACAATAAAGATAAAACTGAAAGCTATGTGACCTATACATTAGAAAATGCATACAAATACATTCTTTTTTATGAAGGAAATCAGTATTTCTCGACAACTGAACTTTCTAATAAATTGGAAATCGGTAGCAAAGTTCAATTTGGTTCAAACCCCACTGCAGAGCTCGCATCCAAGTTAGAAAAAATATATCACAGCTATGGATTTGCAAATGTCAGCATAAAGCATAGAGAGAGCGTGCAAGCGAAATCTTTTTCTAGAAAAGCATATTTTAAAATTGTTGAAGGACCAAGATCATACCTCAAGAGAATCAAATTCAACGGCAAGCTCTCGAGACCTCCAAAATATTATTTGGATTTATTCAATGGATACTATGATGCAAAAGTATACAAACAAGAATCTGTAAAGACTGCGCAAGATGCCGTGGTGAACGAACTTCAGAATCAAGGGTTTTTAAAGGCGCAAGTTCTCTCTAGTCAAACTTCATTCTCCCCAGACAAGCGAAGTGCAGAACTTTCTCTTTTTATTGATGAAGGCCCACAAACAATTGTTAGCTCCTTAGAATTTGATGGCACAAAGGCTTTTTCAAAAGACCAATTGAAAGATGTTATTGAAATCAAAGAAAAAATTCCACTCAATCTTGCTCTCGTAGAGCGCAGCGGTCAGAAGATTGTGAACTACTATCACAATCAAGGTTATCTAGAAATGGAACTGAAGTCCACCATGTCCGAACTCGTAAAATATTCGGACGACAATACAAAAGCGGATCTTTACTATAAAATTCATGAAGGTCCGCAAATCAAGATCAATAAAATTGTCGTAGAAGGAAATGCTTTAACTAAGCAGTACGTAATCATCAATGAACTCGAGTTTGACGAAGGTGAAGTCTTAACTCCCCAAAAAATTGCCGATTCAGAATACCATTTGCAAAAAACCGGATTATTCACTCAAGTGGAGATTTCTACACTAGAAAAAGGAACTGAAAGCTCGAATAGAACCATTCTGATCAGGGTTGCTGAACGTGACCCTGGATTATTTAATTTGGGTTTAGGTGTAAACACTGAGTTTGATTTAACTCTTCGTGGATATGCAGGGTTAAGCTACAATAACATCGCAGGTACAGCCAGAGCGCTTTCTGGTCGTGTAGAATTGAGTCGGGTTGCGGATATTAACTTTGTGGATCACACCGTGACTCTTGGTTATTTGGAACCCACTCTTTTTGCAAAACGAACAAGGGGCCGAATTAATCTTATTAGAACACGCGAAATCATTTCTAGAAATCCCGACATTGAAGTTCTAGAAAGCAATACGATCAACTTCTTGATCGAAAAAGATTTTACAAGATTCCTAAAGATGACTTGGGTAACTTGGTCTATGTCTGCAAACAAAGAATACAAACTGGAGACGAATCAACTTATAGAGGAGGTCGATATCGCTGCAATTGGCCCCATCATAGAATACGATAAACGTGACCACCCGTTTGTAACAAGAAAAGGTTATTATACAAAGCTTTCCGTAGAATACGGAGATCCCGAACTAGGCTCTTCAGATACTGTTCACTACGTCAGAAATGTGGGGCAGATCAATACTTATGTTCCAACAAAATTAAAAAATATCATTTGGGCCACTTCACTTGCTGGAGGATATTTAAGAAATACTGAAGACAATAATAATTCTAAAGTGCCCGACGTAAAAACTTTCAAACTCGGAGGAAGAGACACGCTCCGTGGTTTTGAGCCCAACGAAATTCCTCACGAAACAGATAAAAATGGAAAACTTGTCGAAGTAAAATCGGAAAGCCATTATTACTTAGTTAAATCTGAGTTCAGAATCCCAATTTATGGCCAGATAGAATCTGTTTTATTCTATGATGGCGGTGCGGTATTTATACGTGGAAATGAATTCGCAGACACATATAGAGATGCTGCAGGTATTGGATTCCGTTACCAAACTCCAGTTGGACCACTTTCTGTTGAGTATGGCCACAAATTAGATCGAGATCGAGGCCTTGACGAACCGTCTGGTCGTTTCCATCTTTCCTTTGGAACATTCTAG
- a CDS encoding translocation/assembly module TamB domain-containing protein — MIHHPLFRTITKFTIVALFFGVLGFFYSYHLPDFKIWAIDQIDKTTTAKGPVRVLVSNIDFHAFPIGVSFRHIRLKPKAPLSEAVSESYVKEVKLSVNPFSFVTGLFQFSKIEIMDPEIRIKSVKAFENLKDPNSDSKLNLKSILKIPLNTFTIYRMDLSIDAEENIPKINLNRFSLEIENQKSSALFSFISPQLLIYDPQIAEVPVDISLGSRFLIQENQILMSAFKIKKGDSYILAAGYTETPISNIKFDEVNLKVKTSLRLDQLRKELLPFLKGKNIPEMSGSLEAQTFITKKTQSPISTQSKFHFKNLKVLKFEIGDVIGQAVYQNEQIQSQKIQVRNPAGKINLSSLSFKISEPMEYSAIVGVENLQLQTLLKSLGMGEIPVQLGINTELPCRGKFNQTPLLKCTGEVKVDKLKVYNKSLDIVNAEKGTIKGSVELTKTQVITAAEISIGDETKGTAWGYVDFAKGFNFDYESPSLNFKDFNLANLGLEGTIKGKGNVKGDSHAATFDMDVKAQDFTIKKYFTGDFASQLSYRKGHLRLRDIDGLIRTTKYLGVLDINLTEGKIVGDVEAPYLELSDIQKAISKVAALPFELYGGGTAKVNFSGPLDFSLLSYTLKSNIQNGNIAGESFDELIFDVISEKGFVKADRATLKKSSGTLTLTGTAKPDGHIQTEWVGKNFTLQSINSFAKTELNMNADLNFNLTLTDHILSPKSLLTGTLTDTTVSQEPIPDSKFIMTFGKNTIEGSGKLMGDKIDAKFVIPLNPTAPFSFKAKTEKWDFVPLIHLISSKSRAQEFTTSLSADIDLSSTKNGFWNSNGNILVRDLRVQRGIKEMRSYEPVNIKFTNGLLEVRKFGLRGDNTSLEINSIKSPGYPFGLGINGKIDLGLVSFLTPFFDDLRGNLAVTTQLSFGQNNWKFLGSAFITDASVRVDAFPHTFDDISADILFSDDKIIVNRFTSDFANGRLSGNGNVEIKGAKNIKTDLYGRFDSVTMRVPQDVVTKGSGDFHITGNWFPYLFEGNYVIQSGLYTKPIEQDSSQKAGVTRSQLLPESLLRKTADIAVFDLDVIFNKGVDVRNEFIDSKAYGRLKIKGPLTRPVLLGQLQLQRNGKFFFRDTTFEFETAELKFNDPNRINPEMYISANAVVEENVESRVQRYEINMLVQGKADDPSLTFSSNPPRSEKDIASLLALGVTTEGYQSNQAGENQLQRQSYEVGASILTKNKFGRDLQNRTGLEFKVSSAIDQRNNSPSPKITISKQWTPRVETSASRTFGELTTQDVKVEYQLNRSVSLIGSWEGREVSNTTSTTTSSDDKNTTDILGIDIEYKLEFK, encoded by the coding sequence TTGATCCATCATCCACTCTTCAGAACAATTACAAAGTTCACCATCGTTGCATTGTTTTTTGGAGTGCTTGGATTTTTCTACAGTTACCATCTTCCCGATTTTAAAATCTGGGCCATCGATCAAATCGATAAGACCACCACAGCAAAAGGACCCGTGCGTGTTTTAGTTTCGAATATTGATTTCCATGCCTTCCCCATCGGTGTAAGCTTCCGACACATTCGATTAAAGCCCAAAGCACCTTTAAGTGAAGCGGTCAGCGAAAGCTACGTGAAAGAAGTCAAGCTCTCCGTCAATCCGTTTAGCTTTGTAACAGGTTTATTTCAATTCTCAAAAATCGAAATTATGGATCCAGAGATTAGAATTAAAAGTGTAAAAGCTTTTGAAAACTTAAAAGATCCAAATTCAGATTCAAAGCTAAATTTAAAATCCATTCTAAAAATCCCTCTCAATACCTTCACAATCTATAGAATGGACCTGAGTATAGACGCAGAAGAAAATATCCCTAAAATCAATTTAAATAGATTTTCATTAGAAATTGAAAACCAAAAATCTTCAGCTCTCTTTTCATTCATCTCGCCGCAACTTTTGATTTATGATCCGCAAATTGCCGAAGTGCCTGTTGATATTTCTCTGGGAAGCAGATTTCTTATCCAAGAGAATCAAATTTTAATGTCTGCCTTTAAAATTAAAAAAGGGGATTCATATATACTCGCCGCTGGTTATACCGAGACTCCTATTTCCAACATTAAATTTGACGAAGTGAATTTAAAAGTCAAAACTAGCTTGAGGCTCGACCAGCTTAGAAAAGAGCTCTTGCCTTTCCTAAAAGGAAAAAATATTCCAGAAATGAGTGGAAGTCTTGAAGCGCAGACATTCATTACAAAAAAGACTCAAAGTCCTATTTCAACTCAAAGTAAATTTCATTTTAAAAATTTAAAGGTATTGAAATTTGAAATTGGAGATGTGATCGGTCAAGCCGTTTATCAAAATGAACAGATCCAATCTCAAAAAATTCAGGTTCGCAATCCTGCTGGAAAAATCAATCTTTCAAGCTTGTCATTTAAAATTTCTGAACCCATGGAGTATTCTGCGATTGTTGGTGTTGAAAATCTACAGCTGCAAACTCTATTAAAGAGTTTAGGAATGGGTGAAATTCCCGTTCAACTGGGAATAAATACGGAGCTGCCTTGCCGAGGCAAGTTCAATCAAACTCCACTTCTCAAATGCACAGGCGAAGTAAAAGTAGATAAGCTCAAAGTTTACAATAAATCTTTAGATATTGTGAATGCCGAAAAAGGGACAATCAAAGGTTCTGTGGAGTTGACAAAAACTCAAGTCATTACTGCAGCAGAAATCAGTATTGGCGACGAAACAAAGGGAACTGCTTGGGGCTATGTTGATTTTGCAAAAGGATTTAATTTTGATTACGAATCTCCTAGTCTTAATTTTAAAGATTTCAATCTCGCTAACCTTGGCCTCGAAGGAACTATCAAAGGCAAAGGGAATGTGAAGGGCGATAGCCACGCGGCCACTTTTGATATGGATGTGAAAGCCCAAGACTTTACAATCAAAAAATATTTCACCGGAGACTTTGCCTCTCAACTCTCTTACAGAAAAGGCCATCTCAGATTAAGAGATATCGATGGCCTCATCAGAACTACAAAGTACCTTGGAGTGCTGGATATAAATTTAACAGAAGGAAAGATCGTCGGCGATGTCGAAGCCCCTTACCTGGAGCTTTCGGATATTCAAAAGGCCATCTCAAAAGTTGCGGCCCTTCCGTTTGAACTTTATGGTGGCGGTACGGCCAAAGTGAACTTCTCTGGTCCATTGGATTTCAGTCTTCTTTCGTACACTTTGAAATCCAATATTCAAAACGGAAATATCGCCGGAGAATCTTTTGATGAATTGATCTTTGATGTCATTTCAGAGAAAGGCTTTGTCAAAGCCGATAGAGCCACTTTAAAAAAATCCAGTGGCACACTCACTCTAACTGGGACAGCAAAACCCGATGGGCATATCCAAACAGAATGGGTCGGGAAAAATTTTACTCTACAGTCTATCAACTCATTTGCAAAAACTGAGCTGAATATGAATGCGGATTTAAATTTCAACCTAACTCTCACAGACCATATTTTGAGTCCAAAGTCTTTACTCACCGGAACACTTACAGACACAACTGTTTCTCAAGAGCCTATCCCTGATTCAAAATTCATTATGACTTTCGGAAAAAACACCATCGAAGGTAGCGGCAAGCTCATGGGCGATAAAATCGATGCAAAGTTCGTGATCCCTCTAAATCCAACGGCACCTTTTTCGTTTAAAGCCAAAACAGAAAAGTGGGACTTCGTTCCTCTTATACATCTTATTTCTTCGAAGAGCCGCGCGCAAGAATTCACAACCTCCCTCTCAGCCGATATTGATTTGAGCTCTACGAAAAATGGTTTTTGGAATTCCAATGGAAATATTTTGGTCAGAGATCTCCGCGTTCAACGAGGAATCAAAGAAATGAGATCTTATGAGCCGGTAAATATCAAATTCACAAATGGGCTTCTAGAAGTAAGAAAATTTGGATTGAGAGGTGACAATACTTCCCTTGAAATCAATTCCATAAAATCTCCAGGCTATCCATTTGGATTAGGTATTAATGGTAAAATCGATTTGGGCTTAGTTTCTTTCTTAACACCATTCTTTGATGATTTAAGAGGGAACCTCGCTGTTACAACTCAACTTTCTTTTGGTCAGAACAACTGGAAGTTCTTAGGATCGGCATTCATTACAGATGCGTCCGTGAGAGTAGATGCCTTCCCTCATACTTTTGATGATATCAGTGCCGATATTCTATTCAGTGATGATAAAATTATCGTCAATAGATTCACCAGTGATTTTGCCAACGGTAGGCTATCCGGAAATGGCAATGTCGAAATCAAAGGTGCTAAAAATATCAAAACCGATCTTTACGGAAGATTTGACAGTGTAACCATGCGAGTGCCTCAGGATGTAGTTACAAAAGGTAGCGGTGACTTCCACATCACGGGGAACTGGTTCCCTTATCTTTTTGAAGGCAACTATGTTATTCAGAGTGGACTCTATACAAAACCCATAGAACAAGACAGCAGCCAAAAAGCTGGTGTTACAAGATCGCAACTTTTGCCCGAATCTCTCCTTCGCAAAACTGCAGACATTGCGGTTTTTGATCTGGATGTGATTTTCAACAAAGGTGTCGACGTTCGAAATGAATTCATTGATTCAAAAGCCTACGGTCGACTAAAAATCAAAGGCCCACTGACTCGTCCCGTCTTACTTGGACAGTTGCAACTGCAAAGAAATGGAAAGTTCTTTTTTAGAGACACTACATTTGAATTTGAAACAGCAGAGCTAAAATTCAATGATCCGAATAGAATAAATCCCGAAATGTACATTTCAGCCAATGCTGTTGTTGAAGAAAACGTCGAGAGTCGCGTACAAAGATATGAAATCAATATGCTCGTACAAGGTAAAGCGGATGACCCAAGCTTAACCTTCTCGAGTAATCCTCCAAGATCCGAAAAAGACATCGCCTCACTCCTTGCTCTTGGAGTTACCACTGAAGGTTACCAAAGCAATCAAGCCGGAGAGAATCAGCTTCAAAGACAATCTTACGAAGTGGGGGCTTCGATCTTAACAAAAAATAAATTTGGTAGAGATCTACAAAACAGAACGGGGTTAGAATTTAAAGTGAGCTCGGCCATCGACCAAAGAAATAACTCACCATCTCCAAAGATCACGATCTCTAAGCAATGGACTCCAAGAGTGGAAACCAGTGCTTCTAGAACTTTTGGCGAATTGACAACTCAGGATGTGAAGGTGGAATACCAACTGAATCGCAGCGTATCACTCATCGGAAGCTGGGAAGGCCGTGAGGTTTCAAATACAACATCCACAACGACATCAAGCGATGATAAAAATACTACTGACATTTTGGGTATTGATATAGAATACAAACTTGAATTTAAATAG
- a CDS encoding YebC/PmpR family DNA-binding transcriptional regulator: MGAQWKNQHKSAGAAQKGKIVHKLTKEIQVAARLGQPDPDYNPRLRAAIEAAKKQSVTRDAIERAIKKGSGADKDATNFDLVTYEGFAPHQVAVILEILTDNKNRSAHEVKQLFKKGQMGAPGSVGWMFNHTGIIEAAHSDKSLDLESVAIEVGAQNVESLEDGEVEPHLLGARFIADVPDLDNANKALQAAGWNVTKAELGYVPKNLVELSPEAEKEVVEFLQEMDDYDDTHRVYVALK; the protein is encoded by the coding sequence ATGGGTGCACAGTGGAAGAATCAGCATAAGTCGGCGGGAGCTGCTCAAAAAGGAAAGATTGTTCATAAGCTGACAAAAGAAATTCAAGTGGCAGCAAGACTTGGACAACCAGATCCCGATTACAATCCCAGATTGAGAGCGGCAATTGAAGCAGCGAAAAAACAATCGGTCACTCGCGATGCAATTGAACGCGCGATCAAAAAAGGTTCGGGCGCGGATAAAGACGCCACGAATTTTGATTTAGTAACTTACGAGGGATTTGCTCCTCATCAAGTGGCGGTGATTTTAGAAATCTTAACGGACAACAAAAATAGATCGGCGCACGAAGTGAAACAACTTTTCAAAAAAGGCCAAATGGGAGCACCCGGCAGCGTAGGTTGGATGTTCAATCACACCGGAATTATCGAGGCCGCTCACTCTGATAAATCTTTAGACTTAGAATCCGTAGCCATCGAAGTCGGTGCGCAAAATGTAGAGTCACTCGAAGATGGTGAAGTGGAACCGCATCTTTTGGGTGCGAGATTCATTGCTGATGTTCCAGATCTAGACAATGCGAACAAAGCGCTGCAAGCTGCCGGATGGAATGTGACCAAGGCGGAGCTAGGCTACGTTCCAAAAAATCTCGTAGAGCTTTCTCCTGAAGCAGAAAAAGAAGTCGTCGAATTCCTGCAAGAGATGGATGATTACGATGATACGCATAGAGTTTATGTGGCTCTGAAATAA